The Salvelinus alpinus chromosome 21, SLU_Salpinus.1, whole genome shotgun sequence genome has a segment encoding these proteins:
- the LOC139547729 gene encoding mRNA decay activator protein ZFP36-like, which produces MSDMIDDIITRNLINLGLDEPFTQKQIQSMVPRLKCSTSFFSPKSHSLSSEQLNDDTPWPLDIWSKMAPSQPQVSFRPDRSMSLTESSVLSFGKMKTLDEVPPPPGFPPLNNPTPLPSNRYKTELCRSFQENGSCKYGSKCQFAHGEPELRGLYRHPKYKTEACRTFYNFGYCPYGARCHFIHEEKLTPLTQKFHNQALADQSPRQLRQSVSFAGFLGPRSSPPPALHDPLGFTRAPSASPPPADILSPVFNDTQRDTFQFCQSRPSVGDIHNIPMIVEPQKPSRCVCGHGNNFPDTLNKSYAMEDRNNVYITQQNLHRFSSEDSLSDRDSYTSTGSTSGSESPTFDGAGNKRLTVFARLSLSD; this is translated from the exons ATGTCAGATATGATCGACGATATTATCACGAGG AATCTGATCAATCTGGGTTTAGATGAACCATTCACCCAGAAACAAATTCAATCGATGGTACCTCGTCTCAAGTGTTCAACTTCGTTCTTCTCACCAAAGAGCCATAGTCTAAGCTCTGAGCAATTGAACGATGATACCCCCTGGCCACTTGACATTTGGAGTAAGATGGCTCCAAGTCAACCACAGGTTTCCTTCAGACCTGACCGCTCCATGAGTCTGACCGAATCCAGTGTCCTCTCCTTCGGTAAAATGAAGACCCTGGATGAAGTGCCTCCACCGCCTGGATTTCCTCCACTGAACAACCCTACACCTCTCCCTTCCAACCGTTACAAGACCGAACTGTGCCGTAGTTTCCAGGAGAACGGCAGCTGTAAATATGGGAGCAAGTGTCAGTTTGCACACGGAGAGCCTGAGCTGCGCGGTTTGTACAGGCACCCAAAATACAAAACGGAGGCCTGCCGCACCTTTTACAACTTTGGCTACTGCCCATATGGAGCCCGCTGTCACTTCATTCACGAAGAGAAGCTCACCCCCTTGACCCAAAAGTTCCACAACCAAGCACTTGCTGATCAGAGCCCACGTCAGCTCCGTCAGAGCGTCAGTTTCGCAGGTTTCCTGGGACCACGCAGCTCACCCCCCCCTGCGCTCCACGACCCCCTTGGCTTCACCCGTGCGCCCTCGGCGTCACCACCCCCTGCGGACATTCTCTCCCCAGTGTTCAATGACACCCAACGCGACACATTTCAGTTTTGTCAGAGCCGACCCAGTGTTGGTGACATCCACAACATCCCTATGATAGTTGAGCCACAGAAGCCCTCACGCTGCGTTTGTGGCCACGGAAATAACTTCCCAGACACTCTGAACAAATCGTACGCTATGGAGGACCGGAACAACGTCTACATCACCCAGCAAAACCTCCACCGCTTCTCTTCTGAAGATTCCCTCTCAGATCGGGATAGTTATACCAGCACAGGCAGCACCAGCGGTTCAGAGTCCCCCACATTTGATGGGGCTGGCAACAAGCGCCTCACCGTCTTTGCGCGTCTGTCACTCTCTGACTAG